A window of the Gorilla gorilla gorilla isolate KB3781 chromosome 8, NHGRI_mGorGor1-v2.1_pri, whole genome shotgun sequence genome harbors these coding sequences:
- the IL15RA gene encoding interleukin-15 receptor subunit alpha isoform X6 — MSVEHADIWVKSYSLYSRERYICNSGFKRKAGTSSLTECVLNKAMNVAHWTTPSLKCIRDPALVRQMPAPPSTVTTAGVTPQPESLSPSGKEPAASSPSSNTTAATTAAIVPGSQLMPSKSPSTGTTEIGSHESSHGTPSQTTAKTWELTASASHQPPGVYPQGHSDTTVAISTSTVLLCGLSAVSLLACYIKSRQTPPLASVEMEAMEALQVTGGTSSRDEDLENCSHHL, encoded by the exons ATGTCCGTGGAACACGCAGACATCTGGGTCAAGAGCTACAGCTTGTACTCCAGGGAGCGGTACATTTGTAACTCTGGTTTCAAGCGTAAAGCCGGCACGTCCAGCCTGACGGAGTGCGTGTTGAACAAGGCCATGAATGTCGCCCACTGGACAACCCCCAGTCTCAAATGCATTA GAGACCCTGCCCTGGTTCGCCAAATGCCAGCGCCACCCTCCACAGTAACGACGGCAGGGGTGACCCCACAGCCAGAGAGCCTCTCCCCTTCTGGAAAAG AGCCCGCAGCTTCATCTCCCAGCTCAAACACCACAGCGGCCACAACAGCAGCTATTGTCCCGGGCTCCCAGCTGATGCCTTCAAAATCACCTTCCACAGGAACCACAGAGATAGGCAGTCATGAGTCCTCCCACGGCACCCCCTCTCAGACAACAGCCAAGACCTGGGAACTCACGGCATCCGCCTCCCACCAGCCGCCAG GTGTGTATCCACAGGGCCACAGCGACACCACTG TGGCTATCTCCACGTCCACTGTCCTGCTGTGTGGGCTGAGCGCTGTGTCTCTCCTGGCATGCTACATCAAGTCAAG GCAAACTCCCCCGCTGGCCAGCGTTGAAATGGAAGCCATGGAGGCTCTGCAGGTGACTGGGGGGACCAGCAGCAGAGATGAAGACTTGGAAAACTGCTCTCACCACCTATGA